From Brassica oleracea var. oleracea cultivar TO1000 chromosome C3, BOL, whole genome shotgun sequence, a single genomic window includes:
- the LOC106330436 gene encoding uncharacterized mitochondrial protein AtMg00810-like — protein MIDKSLPNHVCKLEKALYGLKQAPRAWNARFSDYVANLGFVKCNNDHSLFVYSKGHEQAIILLYVDDILLTASSPALRHTVATLLKTEFEMSDERPLCYFLGIKIERNTKGMMLSQSAYAKDILSRMSMQHCKPFSTPMDLKSKLSQDDGDRIHNPTEYRSISGALQYLTLTRPDIQYAVHQLCLYMHDPRLPHLNALKRVLRYIKWTLDDRLQLYKSNSNTLTAYTDADWAGYPDTRRSTSGYCVYLGDNLISWSSKRQPTVSGSSEEAEYKGVVNVLAETCYIRNLLLELRCPITTPTLVYCDNVSAVYLSTNPVKHQRTKYVEIDIHFVREKVAMGQVRVLHVPSSSQFADME, from the coding sequence ATGATCGACAAGTCCCTTCCAAACCATGTCTGTAAACTCGAGAAGGCGCTCTACGGCCTAAAGCAAGCGCCACGCGCCTGGAATGCTCGCTTCTCTGATTATGTTGCCAACCTGGGGTTTGTCAAGTGTAACAACGATCACTCACTATTCGTCTACAGCAAAGGCCATGAACAAGCTATCATACTACTATACGTAGATGACATTCTTCTCACCGCTTCATCACCAGCGCTAAGACACACAGTCGCTACTCTTCTCAAAACAGAGTTCGAGATGTCTGATGAGAGGCCTCTCTGTTATTTCCTTGGAATCAAGATCGAAAGAAACACCAAAGGTATGATGTTAAGTCAGTCTGCTTATGCTAAGGATATCCTATCCCGTATGTCAATGCAGCACTGCAAACCATTTTCAACACCGATGGACCTCAAATCAAAGCTCTCACAAGACGATGGTGATCGTATTCACAATCCAACTGAGTACAGAAGCATTTCCGGCGCCTTACAATATCTGACCTTGACACGTCCTGACATCCAATATGCTGTCCACCAGCTATGTCTCTACATGCACGACCCTCGTCTTCCTCATCTCAACGCTCTAAAACGAGTGCTTCGTTACATCAAATGGACACTTGATGACAGGCTTCAGCTATACAAGTCGAATTCAAATACTCTAACTGCATACACTGATGCCGATTGGGCCGGCTATCCTGACACCCGCCGGTCCACCTCCGGCTACTGCGTCTACTTGGGAGACAATCTCATCTCCTGGTCTTCAAAACGTCAACCAACCGTTTCGGGCTCCAGTGAAGAGGCGGAGTACAAGGGAGTTGTAAACGTACTGGCAGAAACATGCTACATACGCAATCTCCTACTGGAACTTCGATGCCCAATTACGACTCCAACACTCGTGTACTGTGACAACGTAAGCGCAGTTTATCTATCAACCAACCCGGTTAAACATCAAAGAACGAAGTATGTGGAGATTGATATACATTTTGTACGAGAAAAGGTTGCAATGGGACAGGTTCGTGTCCTGCACGTTCCATCTTCTTCTCAGTTCGCTGACATGGAGTAA
- the LOC106330435 gene encoding uncharacterized mitochondrial protein AtMg00820-like: MTTRSRDGTRKQKQVLSLLSSSISPIPTSHLKALSDPNWKPSMTSEYDAIIKNETFRLVPRPPDTNIIRLMWLYKHKVDAEGNPTRHKSRLVANGKSQEAGLDYGETFSTVVKQS; this comes from the coding sequence ATGACCACTCGCAGCAGAGACGGCACACGCAAACAGAAACAGGTTCTTTCTTTGCTTTCCTCGTCTATCTCTCCTATTCCTACAAGCCACTTAAAAGCTCTCTCTGATCCAAACTGGAAACCCTCTATGACCTCTGAGTACGATGCAATTATTAAGAATGAGACGTTTAGGCTTGTACCTAGACCACCTGATACTAACATAATTCGCTTAATGTGGTTATATAAGCATAAAGTTGACGCAGAGGGCAACCCTACTCGTCACAAATCCAGGTTGGTAGCTAATGGCAAGTCGCAAGAGGCTGGTCTCGACTACGGTGAAACATTCAGTACTGTCGTCAAACAGTCATAA
- the LOC106330434 gene encoding uncharacterized protein LOC106330434 — MEANPSRERAFGVTNIKTHILLILQFDDHNYDAWRELFLTHCLAFVVLRHLDGTSLPEDVNDTPWFKRDGLVKLWLYSTLTQPLFHSTFKTGGNARDICVRIENQFRINKKARAIQLDHDLRTTEIGDRSVHDYCQTLKSISDLLSNLDAPVPDRTLVMYLLNGLNEKFDNITNVIKHKEPFPTFDDEKSMLLNEETRLKRCQKAPATTDNASSSTVLTVSTEKPQQQRFNRGNRKQNR; from the coding sequence ATGGAAGCCAACCCTTCTAGGGAAAGGGCTTTTGGAGTAACCAATATCAAAACCCATATTCTTTTGATCCTTCAGTTTGATGATCATAATTATGATGCATGGCGTGAGTTATTCCTAACACACTGCCTCGCCTTTGTTGTTCTCCGACACCTCGACGGCACAAGCCTTCCAGAGGACGTCAACGACACTCCTTGGTTCAAACGAGATGGCCTCGTCAAGCTTTGGCTATACAGCACGCTCACGCAACCTCTGTTCCATTCCACGTTCAAGACTGGCGGCAATGCAAGGGACATATGTGTGCGCATCGAAAATCAGTTTCGAATCAATAAGAAAGCTCGCGCGATCCAATTGGATCACGACCTCCGAACCACCGAGATTGGCGACAGATCCGTTCACGACTACTGCCAAACTCTCAAGTCCATCTCAGATCTATTGTCAAACCTTGATGCTCCTGTTCCAGATAGAACTCTCGTGATGTACCTACTAAATGGTTTAAACGAGAAGTTTGATAACATCACCAACGTTATCAAACACAAGGAACCGTTTCCCACATTTGATGATGAAAAATCCATGCTGCTGAATGAAGAGACGAGGCTCAAACGATGTCAAAAGGCGCCAGCTACAACAGACAACGCTTCTTCTTCAACTGTCCTCACTGTCTCCACCGAGAAACCGCAGCAGCAGAGGTTTAACCGAGGTAACCGGAAGCAGAACCGATGA
- the LOC106335259 gene encoding probable ubiquitin-conjugating enzyme E2 23 produces the protein MEHEQDDPGVDLPLDDSLESEPICDDPTVDSNSNRIVKADDSGSNEHPNIYRHDIVRNNKTGSIGVVSEVAGDSDSESDISDEQNDGSDDDDEDDDDDDDAAEEEGKKANEDNVGRGEKKAGGNYKCGTLEGDQIRVLWMDDTEPVQDVNNVTVVDRGFLHGDYVASSSDPTGQVGVVVDVDMSVDLLALDGSTHKDISTKELKRVRDFCVGDYVVHGPWLGRIDDVLDNVTVLFDDGSMCRVLRAEPLQLKPVSQSNLEEDANFPYYPGQRVKATSSSVFKSSRWLSGLWKPNRLEGTVTKVTAGSIFVYWIASAGFGPDSAVSPPEEQSPSNLTLLSSFTHANWQVGDWGLLPSVNQSATIPLHKHVSKLRLYDSQSRKADREQNKSDLEDEASVKSEPVGITAEALPKETTVSSTSKEPAHEPWPLHRKKIRKLVIRKDKRVKKKEESFERALLIVNSRTLVDVAWQDGTVEYRREATTLIPIETPGDQEFVPEQYVVEKASDEDDNTTEPKRVGVVKSVNAKERTASVRWLKPRLTAEEPREFDKEEIASVYELEVHPDYDYCYGDIVVRLSPVTMALPASSEATEQDNGHQDAEYHQEAIVRDKEQNDVDMNLSELSWVGNITGLKDGDIEVTWADGMVSTVGPQAIYVVGRDDDESIAAESEASDAASWETVDDDDKGGAPEEDLGRGSFLEENSDAENNGENDSGRNGALALPLAAVEFMTRMASGIFSRGQKTEDSSSSSLTDDNGYKQAEVTNSSQERGSFLDDHSPTNFSATDNCDSEGTVLENEAVERSEGEKSEEPIPSESDSCSFKRFDISQDPLDHHYLGSDEQKTKERRWFKKVDQDWKILQNNLPDGIFVRVYEDRMDLLRAVIAGAYGTPYQDGLFFFDFHLPSDYPSVPPSAHYHSGGWRLNPNLYEEGKVCLSLLNTWTGRGNEVWDPKSSSILQVLVSLQGLVLNSKPYFNEAGYDKQIGTAEGEKNSLGYNENAFLLNCKTMMYLMRRPPKDFEELIKDHFRERGYYILKACDAYMKGYLIGSLSKDASVIDVSCSANSNSVGFKLMLAKIAPKLFTALSEVGADCNEFKHLQQQQ, from the exons ATGGAGCATGAACAAGATGACCCTGGGGTTGATTTGCCACTTGATGATTCATTGGAAAGTGAGCCTATATGTGATGATCCAACTGTGGATAGCAACAGCAATCGTATAGTTAAGGCTGATGATTCAGGAAGCAACGAGCATCCCAACATTTATAGACACGATATTGTCAGAAACAACAAGACAGGTAGTATTGGGGTTGTGAGCGAAGTTGCTGGTGATTCTGACTCTGAAAGTGATATTAGCGATGAGCAAAATGATGGTAGTGATGATGATGATGAGGACGATGATGATGATGATGATGCGGCTGAAGAGGAAGGGAAAAAGGCCAACGAGGACAATGTTGGGCGTGGAGAGAAAAAAGCCGGTGGGAACTACAAATGTGGTACTCTTGAGGGTGATCAGATTCGCGTTCTTTGGATGGACGACACCGAGCCAGTTCAGGATGTCAACAATGTAACAGTTGTAGATCGTGGTTTCTTACACGGAGACTATGTTGCTTCATCTTCTGACCCAACTGGGCAGGTGGGAGTAGTAGTGGATGTAGACATGTCGGTAGATTTATTGGCTCTGGATGGTTCTACCCACAAGGACATCTCGACAAAAGAATTGAAACGCGTCAGGGATTTTTGTGTTGGTGATTATGTGGTTCACGGCCCCTGGCTAGGTAGGATCGATGATGTGTTGGACAATGTGACTGTGTTGTTCGATGATGGATCCATGTGTAGAGTCCTACGTGCTGAACCCCTCCAACTCAAACCTGTTTCCCAGAGTAACCTTGAAGAAGACGCAAACTTTCCGTATTACCCAGGCCAGCGTGTCAAAGCAACCTCCTCGTCTGTTTTCAAGAGTTCCCGTTGGTTGTCTGGATTGTGGAAGCCCAATCGCTTAGAAGGTACTGTGACCAAAGTCACGGCTGGATCTATTTTTGTCTACTGGATTGCTTCAGCTGGCTTTGGGCCAGATTCTGCTGTCTCCCCACCTGAGGAGCAGAGTCCAAGTAACTTGACGTTGTTGTCATCTTTCACTCATGCTAACTGGCAAGTTGGTGACTGGGGCCTTCTTCCATCGGTGAATCAGTCTGCTACAATTCCCTTGCACAAGCATGTTTCTAAACTACGACTTTATGATTCTCAATCAAGAAAGGCAGACCGGGAACAGAATAAATCCGATTTAGAAGATGAAGCAAGCGTAAAAAGTGAGCCTGTTGGCATTACTGCTGAAGCTTTGCCAAAAGAAACTACTGTGTCTTCTACTTCTAAGGAGCCTGCGCATGAACCTTGGCCTCTCCACCGTAAGAAGATACGCAAACTCGTTATCAGAAAGGACAAAAGGGTTAAGAAAAAAGAGGAAAGCTTTGAACGAGCTCTATTGATAGTTAACAGCAGAACGCTTGTTGATGTAGCCTGGCAGGATGGTACAGTTGAATATAGACGGGAAGCAACAACATTGATTCCGATTGAGACCCCTGGCGATCAAGAATTTGTCCCTGAGCAGTATGTGGTGGAGAAGGCTTCGGATGAAGATGATAACACAACTGAACCTAAGCGTGTTGGGGTTGTTAAAAGTGTCAATGCAAAAGAACGTACTGCTTCTGTTAGATGGTTGAAGCCACGTCTAACGGCAGAAGAACCCCGTGAGTTTGACAAGGAAGAAATTGCAAGTGTTTATGAGCTAGAGGTTCATCCCGATTATGACTACTGCTATGGGGATATTGTTGTTCGATTATCGCCTGTTACAATGGCCTTACCAGCATCTTCTGAGGCAACAGAGCAAGACAATGGGCACCAAGATGCAGAATATCATCAAGAAGCTATAGTCCGTGATAAGGAACAAAATGATGTTGATATGAACCTTTCAGAGCTCTCATGGGTTGGAAATATTACTGGCCTTAAGGATGGTGATATTGAAGTAACATGGGCTGATGGAATGGTCTCAACG GTTGGCCCTCAAGCAATTTATGTAGTTGGTCGGGACGATGATGAATCAATTGCTGCAGAAAGTGAAGCAAGTGATGCTGCTAGTTGGGAAACTGTAGACGATGACGACAAGGGAGGTGCTCCTGAAGAG GATCTTGGAAGGGGTAGTTTTCTTGAGGAAAACTCCGATGCAGAAAACAATGGTGAGAATGATTCTGGGAGGAATGGTGCCCTGGCTCTCCCACTAGCTGCAGTTGAATTCATGACTCGAATGGCTAGTGGAATCTTTTCGCGTGGACAGAAAACTGAAGATTCTTCCAGTTCTAGTCTCACAGATGACAATGGATATAAGCAGGCTGAAGTGACCAACTCTTCCCAGGAGAGGGGTTCTTTCCTTGATGATCATAGTCCTACAAATTTCAGTGCCACTGATAACTGTGATTCAGAGGGCACAGTTTTAGAAAATGAAGCAGTGGAAAGATCAGAGGGTGAAAAATCTGAAGAGCCAATACCTTCTGAAAGTGATAGTTGCAGTTTCAAACGCTTTGATATATCACAAGATCCTCTGGACCACCATTATCTTGGCTCAGATGAGCAG AAAACAAAGGAAAGACGGTGGTTCAAAAAGGTTGATCAAGACTGGAAAATACTTCAGAACAATCTTCCAG ATGGAATCTTTGTTCGAGTTTACGAAGATAGAATGGATCTCTTAAGAGCGGTTATAGCTGGGGCTTATGGAACACCATACCAAGATGGTCTCTTCTTTTTTGATTTTCACCTTCCATCCGACTACCCTAGTGTGCCACCG TCGGCACATTACCATTCTGGTGGTTGGAGGTTGAACCCCAATCTGTATGAGGAAGGCAAGGTCTGTCTTAGCCTTCTTAATACGTGGACAGGCAGAGGAAATGAAGTCTGGGATCCCAAATCATCTAGCATCCTTCAAGTCCTTGTTTCACTCCAGGGATTAGTGTTGAATTCAAAGCCTTATTTCAACGAAGCCGGGTATGATAAGCAGATAGGAACTGCAGAAGGAGAGAAAAACTCACTGGGGTATAACGAGAATGCCTTTCTGCTAAATTGTAAAACCATGATGTATCTTATGCGGAGACCACCAAAG GATTTTGAAGAACTCATCAAAGATCATTTCAGAGAACGCGGTTATTACATCTTGAAGGCATGTGACGCCTACATGAAAGGATATCTAATAGGTTCTCTCAGCAAAGATGCCTCGGTTATTGATGTAAGCTGCAGTGCTAATTCAAATTCGGTTGGTTTTAAGCTTATGTTGGCTAAGATTGCGCCAAAGCTATTCACAGCGCTGAGTGAGGTAGGCGCTGACTGCAATGAATTCAAGCATCTTCAGCAGCAGCAATAA
- the LOC106335260 gene encoding transcription factor ABORTED MICROSPORES-like: MESNMQNLLEKLRPLVGARAWDYCVLWSLNEDQRFVKWMGCCCGGTQLIEEAGTEEFSFGGCRDVMFHHPRTKSCEFLAHLPSSISLDSGIYAETLLTNQTGWLTESSGPGFMQETICTRVLVPIPRGLVELFAARHVAEDQNVVDFVMGHCNMLMDETVTINMMAGDKVESKPYGMLLPGDIHQKGSSKEEEMMNLPSPYDISADQIRLNFLPQMNDYESQQHLKMKSDYDHHHQTLGYDLPENGNNMNPFNAVAEEGMSVMGEASLLVNEQQVGNDKEMNENATGSDCSDQIDDEDDPKRKKKTGKHTQAKNLHAERRRRKKLNDRLYALRSLVPRITKLDRASILGDAINYVKELQNELKELQDELEENSETEDGSNRQQGGMSLNGTVLTGFHQGLSCNSNLPDMKQDVDLENCNDKGQEMEPQVDVAHLDGREFFVKVICEYKPGGFTRLMEALDSLGLEVTNANTTRFLSLVSNVFKVEKNDSEMVPAEHVRNSLLEITRNTSRGWHDDQMATGSMQNEKNEVDYQHYDDHHHHGGHHQLHDHQMNQSAHHHHQHINHYQNQ; encoded by the exons ATGGAGAGTAATATGCAAAACCTGTTGGAGAAATTAAGGCCTCTTGTGGGTGCAAGAGCTTGGGACTATTGCGTTCTTTGGAGCCTAAATGAGGACCAAAG GTTTGTGAAGTGGATGGGATGTTGTTGTGGTGGGACACAACTCATAGAGGAAGCTGGAACAGAAGAGTTTAGCTTCGGAGGTTGTAGAGATGTTATGTTCCATCATCCTCGAACCAAATCTTGTGAATTTCTTGCCCATCTTCCTTCTTCCATCTCTCTTGATTCCGG GATATATGCGGAGACTCTTCTGACTAACCAGACCGGTTGGTTAACTGAGAGCTCAGGACCAGGTTTTATGCAG GAAACAATATGTACTAGGGTTTTGGTTCCTATACCGAGAGGATTAGTGGAGCTCTTTGCAGCCAGACAT GTCGCTGAAGATCAGAACGTGGTGGACTTTGTAATGGGGCATTGCAACATGTTGATGGATGAAACCGTAACGATCAACATGATGGCAGGGGATAAGGTCGAGTCCAAGCCGTATGGGATGTTGTTACCTGGTGACATCCATCAAAAGGGTTCCTCAAAGGAAGAAGAGATGATGAATCTCCCATCGCCATACGATATCTCAGCTGATCAAATCCGGCTCAACTTCTTGCCTCAGATGAATGATTACGAGTCACAACAACACTTGAAGATGAAGAGTGATTATGATCACCATCATCAAACCTTGGGGTATGATCTCCCGGAGAATGGTAACAACATGAACCCTTTTAACGCGGTGGCAGAAGAGGGGATGTCGGTGATGGGCGAGGCTAGCTTGCTTGTGAACGAACAGCAAGTCGGTAACGATAAGGAAATGAATGAGAACGCAACTGGTTCAGATTGTAGCGACCAGATTGATGATGAAGATGATCCAAAGAGGAAGAAAAAGACAGGAAAACATACTCAAGCTAAGAACCTGCATGCTGAGAGACGGAGGAGGAAGAAGCTAAACGATAGGCTTTACGCTCTCAGGTCGCTTGTTCCCAGGATAACTAAG TTGGATAGGGCATCGATTCTTGGTGACGCGATCAACTACGTTAAGGAGTTGCAGAATGAATTAAAGGAGCTTCAAGATGAGCTTGAAGAGAATTCAGAGACTGAGGATGGATCTAATAGGCAGCAAGGAGGGATGAGCCTGAACGGGACAGTGCTCACTGGGTTTCACCAGGGGCTTTCGTGTAACTCGAATCTTCCTGACATGAAACAAGATGTTGATCTTGAGAACTGCAATGATAAAGGACAAGAAATGGAG CCGCAAGTGGACGTGGCACACTTGGATGGAAGAGAGTTTTTCGTAAAAGTGATTTGTGAATACAAACCAGGAGGCTTCACAAGGCTAATGGAGGCACTTGATTCTCTGGGACTTGAGGTCACAAATGCTAACACGACTCGTTTCCTCAGCCTTGTCTCCAATGTCTTTAAAGTCGAG AAAAACGATAGCGAGATGGTGCCAGCTGAACATGTGAGGAACTCGTTGCTGGAAATAACCAGGAACACATCTAGAGGATGGCATGATGATCAGATGGCAACTGGCTCCATGCAAAACGAAAAGAACGAAGTTGACTATCAACACTATGATGATCACCACCATCACGGCGGTCATCATCAACTACATGATCATCAGATGAACCAGAGCGCTCACCATCACCACCAACACATCAACCATTACCAAAACCAATAA
- the LOC106336332 gene encoding UDP-glycosyltransferase 90A1, translating into MAVSSHHVVLFPYMAKGHTIPLLQFARLLLRHRRKQSTISVITVTVFTTPKNQPFVSDFLSDTPEINVFSLPFPENISGIPSGVENTEKLPSMSLFVPFTRATKLLQPFFEESLKNLPEVSFMVSDGFLWWTSESAAKFKIPRLVFYGMNSYASAVSISAFKHKLFTESPDTESDTEPITVPDFPWIRVKKCELNLDNQSGPAAELFMDQIMSITTSHGFLVNSFYELEKTFVDYNNSETPKSWCIGPLCLTDSPKPEGAKPDWIHWLDKKGEEGRPVLYVAFGTQAEISNKQLKELALGLEDSKVNFLWVTRKDVEEIIGEGFKDRIRETGMIVRDWVDQWEILSHESVKGFLSHCGWNSALESICVGVPLLAWPMMAEQPLNAKMVVEEIKVGVRVETQCGVVQELVTREELSRKVQELMEGETGKTAGKNVKEYSKMAKAALIQETGSSWKNLDLLFEKLCKSGETKEANN; encoded by the exons ATGGCAGTGTCATCACATCATGTGGTTCTCTTTCCTTACATGGCCAAGGGCCACACAATCCCTCTCCTCCAGTTCGCCCGTCTCCTCCTCCGTCACCGCCGCAAACAATCAACCATCTCCGTCATCACCGTCACCGTCTTCACCACTCCTAAGAACCAACCTTTTGTCTCCGACTTCCTCTCCGACACGCCGGAGATCAATGTCTTCTCTCTCCCTTTCCCGGAAAATATCTCCGGCATCCCTTCCGGCGTCGAGAACACCGAAAAGCTCCCGTCCATGTCACTTTTTGTACCCTTCACGCGCGCCACAAAGCTTCTCCAACCTTTCTTCGAAGAATCACTAAAGAATCTTCCAGAAGTTTCCTTCATGGTCTCAGATGGATTCCTCTGGTGGACATCGGAATCTGCAGCTAAGTTCAAGATTCCAAGATTGGTCTTCTACGGCATGAACTCTTATGCCTCTGCCGTCTCCATCTCTGCGTTCAAACATAAACTCTTCACCGAATCACCGGACACTGAATCTGATACAGAACCGATCACTGTACCGGACTTTCCATGGATACGGGTCAAGAAGTGCGAGCTCAACCTTGATAACCAATCTGGTCCAGCGGCCGAACTATTCATGGACCAAATCATGTCGATAACTACAAGCCATGGGTTTCTAGTAAATAGCTTCTACGAGCTTGAGAAAACATTCGTTGATTACAACAACTCCGAAACACCAAAGTCATGGTGTATTGGGCCATTGTGTTTGACTGATTCCCCTAAACCGGAGGGTGCTAAACCGGATTGGATTCATTGGTTGGACAAGAAAGGAGAGGAAGGACGTCCAGTCTTGTACGTGGCGTTTGGAACACAGGCAGAGATATCAAACAAGCAACTCAAGGAACTAGCATTAGGCTTAGAAGATTCCAAG GTAAATTTTTTATGGGTCACAAGAAAAGACGTGGAAGAGATTATTGGAGAAGGATTCAAAGATAGAATAAGAGAAACTGGGATGATAGTGAGAGATTGGGTGGACCAGTGGGAGATATTGTCACATGAAAGTGTGAAAGGTTTTTTGAGTCATTGTGGATGGAACTCAGCACTAGAGAGTATATGCGTTGGGGTCCCATTGTTGGCTTGGCCGATGATGGCTGAGCAACCACTGAATGCGAAGATGGTAGTGGAAGAGATAAAGGTTGGTGTAAGAGTTGAAACCCAATGTGGGGTTGTGCAAGAACTCGTGACAAGAGAGGAACTAAGTCGAAAG GTTCAAGAACTAATGGAAGGAGAAACGGGGAAAACAGCAGGAAAGAATGTAAAAGAATACTCAAAAATGGCAAAAGCAGCGTTGATCCAAGAGACTGGTTCATCTTGGAAGAATTTAGATTTGCTTTTTGAAAAGTTATGTAAGAGTGGAGAGACAAAAGAGGCTAATAACTAG
- the LOC106329461 gene encoding uncharacterized protein LOC106329461 yields the protein MDTNRKIHPDCKYSANPFHECASDCLEKISQGRGKKNSKKQAATNFSLPGSLGKKKVGSQSPSPLNTRPYQNGNVNSPRVYQSRPSPVAVTQRTTVPETNISFPPLSSDEVSSNLNGQHDSFSHKPEKKPSHMVPLSPNNMADRSKTVSPRPREHEHNGKNDAVSEISEFNFVSPPRSYANDDENGVELDLQSVMSDSCVSVGKYRVNSSVSTILQSIIDKHGDIAANCKLESASMRSRYLECLCSLMQELGSTPVTQLTELKVKEMLAVIKDLESVNMDVGWLRAVLEEFSRFQENADSEKEKQVGSLRSKKRELEIHEADLGRMEEEVREGRLKVEEMKAELAELETERLRMEEMGFKVDKFKGRSFLDELL from the exons ATGGATACCAATAGGAAAATTCACCCGGATTGCAAATACTCTGCAAACCCTTTCCATGAATGTGCTTCAGATTGTTTAGAGAAGATTTCTCAAGGCCGTGGAAAGAAGAATTCAAAAAAGCAAG CTGCGACGAACTTTAGCCTACCAGGGAGTTTAGGTAAGAAAAAGGTGGGATCACAGTCACCTTCACCTCTCAACACAAGGCCATATCAGAACGGTAACGTAAATTCGCCAAGGGTTTATCAGTCAAGACCTTCACCAGTAGCTGTGACGCAGAGGACAACAGTTCCAGAAACCAACATATCTTTCCCCCCTCTGTCGTCTGATGAAGTCTCTTCTAACCTCAACGGTCAACATGATTCTTTCAGCCATAAGCCAGAGAAGAAGCCCTCACATATGGTTCCTCTATCCCCAAACAACATG GCTGATCGTAGCAAAACCGTATCACCAAGACCTCGAGAGCATGAACACAACGGTAAGAATGACGCAGTCAGTGAGATTAGTGAGTTCAACTTTGTAAGCCCTCCAAGGTCTTACGCCAATGATGATGAGAACGGAGTAGAGCTCGACCTTCAATCAGTAATGTCGGACTCTTGTGTTTCAGTTGGAAAGTACCGTGTGAACTCTAGTGTCTCCACAATCCTACAGTCAATCATAGACAAACACGGAGACATAGCTGCAAACTGCAAGCTAGAATCAGCATCGATGAGATCTAGATACCTAGAGTGCTTATGCTCATTGATGCAAGAGCTTGGGTCAACCCCGGTTACGCAGTTGACAGAACTAAAGGTGAAAGAGATGCTTGCGGTTATTAAGGACTTGGAGTCTGTGAATATGGATGTTGGCTGGCTAAGGGCCGTTCTTGAGGAGTTTTCTCGGTTTCAAGAAAATGCAGACTCGGAGAAAGAGAAACAAGTAGGATCCTTGAGGTCTAAGAAACGAGAACTGGAGATTCATGAAGCAGATTTGGGCAGGATGGAGGAGGAAGTAAGGGAGGGGAGGTTGAAGGTGGAGGAGATGAAGGCGGAGCTGGCTGAGCTTGAGACAGAGAGGCTGCGGATGGAAGAGATGGGATTTAAGGTTGATAAGTTTAAAGGGAGGTCGTTTCTTGATGAGCTTCTTTGA
- the LOC106330437 gene encoding RNA-binding protein 39-like encodes MQDTSDLDDDDGQGLSLNAQSRVSLMQKLDCSGTASSLTAVPTPLVAPLVQGGFPAVGGIFAGVNIPAVVDPVGVPSECLLLKNMFDPSTETEPEFDEDIKEDVKDKFSQFGELNRIFVDENSIGFVYLRFENAQAAMGAQRALHGRWFAGKMITATYMTKESYEAKFPESK; translated from the exons ATGCAGGACACCAGTGATCTGGATGATGATGATGGACAGGGCCTT TCTCTGAATGCACAATCCCGGGTAAGCCTCATGCAGAAGCTCGATTGCAGTGGAACTGCATCAAG CCTTACTGCAGTGCCAACTCCATTGGTGGCTCCTCTTGTACAAGGGGGCTTTCCTGCTGTTGGCGGTATTTTTGCTGGTGTAAATATTCCAGCTGTGGTCGACCCTGTTGGTGTCCCCAGCGAATGTCTACTGCTTAAAAACATGTTTGATCCATCCACAGAG ACTGAACCTGAGTTTGACGAGGACATAAAAGAAGATGTTAAAGACAAATTCTCCCAATTTGGAGAACTGAATCGTATCTTTGTTGACGA GAACAGCATAGGTTTTGTCTACTTGCGATTTGAAAATGCGCAAGCAGCAATGGGAGCGCAACGTGCTCTCCATGGTAGATGGTTTGCTGGAAAGATGATTACAGCGACTTACATG ACTAAGGAGAGCTACGAAGCCAAATTCCCAGAGAGCAAGTAG